In Bacillota bacterium, a genomic segment contains:
- a CDS encoding nitroreductase family protein — MNDDPVLAWLDRRRTVRVYGGEPVPDETVRRLLKAAVLAPSAHNSQPWRFVVVESAEARRRLAEAMAQAWERDLAADGVDPAIAASWLGFSRRRFGEAPVVIVACLTMAEMDRYPDEVRQRAEYVMGVQSVAAAIENLLLAAAHMGLGACWTCAPLFAPDVVRRQLDLPDDWEPQAAITLGYPQGERRYRDRKPLEAVVRYVR; from the coding sequence GTGAACGACGACCCGGTGCTGGCCTGGCTCGACCGGCGGCGGACGGTGCGGGTGTACGGCGGGGAGCCGGTGCCCGACGAGACCGTGCGGCGCCTGCTGAAGGCCGCCGTGCTGGCGCCCTCGGCCCACAACAGCCAGCCCTGGCGGTTTGTCGTGGTCGAGTCGGCCGAGGCGCGCCGGCGGCTTGCGGAGGCCATGGCGCAGGCGTGGGAGCGCGACCTGGCCGCCGACGGAGTGGACCCGGCCATCGCGGCGTCGTGGCTCGGTTTTTCCCGCCGGCGGTTTGGCGAGGCGCCGGTCGTGATCGTGGCGTGTTTGACCATGGCCGAGATGGATCGCTACCCGGACGAGGTCCGGCAGCGGGCGGAGTACGTGATGGGGGTCCAGAGCGTGGCGGCGGCCATCGAGAACCTGTTGCTGGCCGCCGCCCACATGGGGCTGGGTGCCTGCTGGACCTGCGCGCCGCTCTTCGCGCCGGACGTGGTCCGCCGGCAACTCGACCTGCCGGACGACTGGGAGCCTCAGGCGGCCATCACGTTGGGGTACCCGCAAGGCGAACGCCGCTACCGGGACCGCAAGCCCCTCGAGGCCGTCGTTCGGTACGTCAGGTAG